A region of Reichenbachiella carrageenanivorans DNA encodes the following proteins:
- a CDS encoding LytR/AlgR family response regulator transcription factor, with protein sequence MKVLIIEDEAPAFRRLQKLLEEIDPDIEIVEVFDGIKESVKWLNHHQCPDLIFMDIQLSDGLGFEIFEQTQILKPVIFTTAFDEYMLKAFKVNSIDYLLKPINKEDLQRSLDKYRHLKLQFSESTPPTIQELIKNIRLDDRKFKSRFLVKMGEKMMSVETEDILCFMAKSGLVYLLTKGGKKYLMDQTLDEIMRELDPDKYYRANRQHILNYAAITTIHKFGKSKLLVETTFDHDEQIIVSSEKATAFKQWLG encoded by the coding sequence ATGAAAGTATTGATCATTGAAGATGAGGCTCCTGCCTTTCGGCGCTTACAAAAACTGCTAGAAGAAATCGACCCAGATATAGAAATCGTAGAAGTATTCGACGGTATAAAAGAATCCGTAAAGTGGCTCAATCATCACCAGTGTCCAGATCTTATTTTTATGGATATTCAACTCAGCGACGGGCTCGGTTTTGAAATCTTTGAACAAACACAAATATTAAAACCCGTCATATTCACTACTGCTTTCGACGAGTATATGCTCAAAGCTTTTAAAGTAAACAGCATCGATTATCTACTCAAGCCAATCAACAAAGAAGACCTACAGCGCAGCCTCGACAAGTACCGCCATTTAAAATTACAATTTAGCGAAAGCACCCCCCCAACCATACAGGAGTTAATAAAAAACATCCGATTAGATGACCGTAAATTCAAATCTAGGTTTTTGGTGAAAATGGGAGAAAAAATGATGTCGGTAGAAACCGAAGACATTCTTTGCTTTATGGCCAAATCTGGATTAGTCTATTTGCTCACCAAAGGCGGTAAAAAATACCTAATGGATCAAACCCTCGACGAAATCATGAGAGAACTAGACCCCGACAAATACTATCGTGCCAACAGACAACACATCCTAAATTATGCCGCCATAACAACCATACACAAATTTGGCAAAAGCAAACTGCTCGTAGAAACCACCTTCGACCACGACGAACAAATCATAGTAAGCAGTGAAAAAGCGACTGCCTTTAAACAGTGGCTCGGATAA